A stretch of the Archangium violaceum genome encodes the following:
- a CDS encoding phosphotransferase, with translation MTTPIDLTKLPDYLRNQRWFAGKAWPIKSVSTVDHATVPLPGGRDFTLAVVEVIYELGHPDRYLLPVLPSSEGIQDALDDVEALRALFQVIREKQTLPSASGRFVGEWLDTPEGLMALPSPVPVRRLQVEQSNTSVVVAEQVIFKVIRKLEAGINPEYEVGRFLATKTSFRATPTLLGALQSEGPAGATLAVVHRYIPNVTDGWRYTLDNFRRSARLSDTFLGELRVLGQRLGELHKALASSTDEPGFTPEPLLAEDLQRWSASMVGELGVTLNDAMRHFPELEGRREGLMGRAKQLAQVSPSGQKIRIHGDLHLGQVLRTEGDWLLFDFEGEPGRSFAQRREKYSALRDIAGMLRSFDYAEATVQLEGLAAGERVAPARGAFLEGYRSTTRGAPFLPQDDASFDAMLDAFELEKMLYEVRYELQNRPDWVRIPVQALMRMEVRK, from the coding sequence GTGACGACGCCCATCGATCTGACGAAGCTGCCAGACTACCTGCGCAACCAGCGCTGGTTCGCGGGCAAGGCCTGGCCCATCAAGTCGGTGTCCACGGTGGACCATGCCACCGTGCCACTGCCCGGCGGGCGTGACTTCACCCTCGCCGTGGTGGAGGTCATCTACGAGCTCGGCCACCCGGACCGCTACCTGCTACCCGTGCTCCCCTCGAGCGAGGGCATCCAGGACGCCCTGGATGACGTGGAGGCGCTGCGTGCCCTCTTCCAGGTCATCCGCGAGAAGCAGACGCTCCCGAGTGCCTCGGGCCGGTTCGTGGGCGAGTGGCTGGACACCCCCGAGGGCCTGATGGCCCTCCCCTCGCCCGTGCCGGTGCGGCGGCTGCAGGTGGAGCAGAGCAACACCTCGGTGGTGGTCGCCGAGCAGGTCATCTTCAAGGTCATCCGCAAGCTGGAGGCCGGCATCAACCCCGAGTACGAGGTGGGCCGCTTCCTGGCGACGAAGACGTCCTTCCGGGCCACGCCCACCCTGCTCGGCGCGTTGCAGTCCGAGGGCCCCGCGGGCGCCACCCTCGCCGTGGTGCACCGCTACATCCCCAACGTCACCGACGGCTGGCGCTACACGCTGGACAACTTCCGCCGCTCGGCCCGGCTGTCCGACACCTTCCTCGGGGAGCTGCGGGTGCTGGGCCAGCGGTTGGGCGAGCTGCACAAGGCACTCGCCTCCAGCACCGACGAGCCGGGCTTCACCCCGGAGCCCCTCCTCGCGGAGGATCTCCAGCGCTGGAGCGCCTCCATGGTGGGCGAGCTGGGCGTCACCCTCAACGACGCCATGCGCCACTTCCCCGAGCTGGAGGGCCGCCGCGAGGGCCTCATGGGCCGCGCGAAGCAACTGGCGCAGGTCTCCCCCTCGGGGCAGAAGATCCGCATTCACGGAGATCTGCACCTCGGACAGGTGCTCCGGACGGAGGGGGACTGGCTCCTCTTCGACTTCGAGGGAGAGCCGGGGCGCAGCTTCGCCCAGCGGCGGGAGAAGTACTCGGCGCTGCGGGATATCGCGGGGATGTTGCGTTCCTTCGACTACGCGGAGGCCACGGTGCAACTGGAGGGCCTGGCCGCCGGCGAGCGCGTGGCACCGGCACGCGGGGCCTTCCTGGAGGGCTACCGCTCCACCACGCGAGGGGCGCCCTTCCTTCCCCAGGACGACGCGAGCTTCGACGCGATGCTTGACGCGTTCGAGCTGGAGAAGATGCTCTACGAAGTGCGTTACGAGCTACAGAACCGGCCGGACTGGGTGCGCATCCCCGTCCAGGCACTCATGAGGATGGAGGTTCGCAAGTGA
- a CDS encoding FAD-binding protein, translating into MRVDEGPSSLESPRTSKTSSVPLVMRPERAVASAGTLDVEEAEWRALGKKIRFYGWLTLAASVLASGVLAHPKPFFVTSFTTCEGAACVWAFHFIEVPLIAIITFAAIQALLRSSRAQLRRLGLIIGFATVAELVFFAIESVHLIGAIQRDAPTRETLIYVAGASLLLVGASLGLRLQLRVNDYLHPPVDPRFEHPRTEEELLLLVKKARALGVQIRVRGSEHCKPRRAIYTDRGRQHINVQLDRYNRLIEWDEERMRVTVQGGCHLGVDPNDPLSTKENSLLWQLDKKGWALPDLGGISHQTVAGFLSTGSMGGTLHHDLGGAVIGLRIIDGTGRVHDLAPNPDDPNDEQNNPLYAVGVSMGLLGIISTVTFQCEPRYDVVGRQVTSASGKCAIKLFEAGMVGLKSYYEKNEGGDTYTRLLWWPQKGVDKVELWSAHRDGEAHEPPLHRRKRFTRRPFVSVPRVFQWLIINPFYNFLADDGLPYAPSTERLVRRVLRLFLREGEKPFRDAWHRALPMDDQISDKHMPTDFTELFIDLGQADKVMTVLEAYFNPRSDDIEASKDAEGMGRTGAYAFEIYPGRKSRFWMSPSHGRHSLRLDVFWFRTGADRWEREAFFERFWCLLREKDIDFRLHWGKYLPSPGSHADARYLRTQYPMWERFMQLRRFMDPDDLFLSTYWKEHLGLDEPEARSEPECEVRRIGARQRATPSRIKAVARRGVRRGRLYLSIVVLKVFFGVSDLFRGRSDEAEDTSARQGPRDLLPTG; encoded by the coding sequence ATGCGTGTAGACGAAGGACCGTCCTCCCTCGAATCCCCTCGTACATCCAAGACCTCGTCCGTCCCGCTTGTGATGCGGCCCGAGCGCGCGGTGGCCTCCGCTGGCACGCTAGACGTCGAGGAGGCGGAGTGGCGGGCGCTAGGGAAGAAGATTCGCTTCTACGGGTGGCTCACCCTGGCGGCGTCGGTCCTGGCGAGCGGGGTTCTCGCGCACCCGAAGCCGTTCTTCGTCACTTCGTTCACCACGTGCGAGGGCGCCGCGTGCGTCTGGGCCTTCCATTTCATCGAGGTGCCCCTCATCGCCATCATCACCTTCGCGGCGATCCAGGCGCTGCTCCGGTCCTCCCGCGCCCAGCTCCGCCGGTTGGGGCTGATCATCGGCTTCGCCACCGTGGCGGAGCTGGTGTTCTTCGCCATCGAGAGTGTGCACCTCATTGGCGCCATCCAGCGGGATGCGCCCACGCGCGAGACGCTCATCTATGTCGCCGGGGCCTCCCTGTTGTTGGTGGGCGCGAGCCTGGGCCTCCGGCTCCAGCTGCGCGTGAACGATTACCTCCACCCGCCCGTGGATCCGCGCTTCGAACATCCCCGGACGGAGGAGGAGCTCCTCCTGCTCGTGAAGAAGGCCCGGGCGCTGGGAGTCCAGATCCGGGTGCGCGGCTCCGAGCACTGCAAGCCCCGCCGCGCCATCTACACCGATAGGGGGAGACAGCACATCAACGTGCAGCTCGACCGGTACAACCGGCTCATCGAATGGGACGAGGAGCGGATGCGTGTCACCGTCCAGGGCGGGTGCCACCTGGGGGTGGATCCGAATGATCCCCTGTCGACGAAGGAGAACAGCCTTCTGTGGCAGCTCGACAAGAAGGGCTGGGCCCTGCCGGACCTTGGAGGCATCTCCCACCAGACGGTGGCCGGCTTCCTCTCGACGGGCTCGATGGGAGGCACCCTCCATCACGACCTGGGCGGGGCTGTCATCGGCCTGCGCATCATCGACGGCACCGGCAGGGTGCACGACCTGGCGCCCAACCCCGACGACCCGAACGACGAGCAGAACAATCCGCTCTACGCCGTGGGCGTGTCCATGGGACTGCTGGGCATCATCTCCACCGTCACCTTCCAGTGCGAGCCTCGCTACGACGTCGTGGGCAGGCAGGTCACCAGCGCGTCCGGCAAGTGCGCCATCAAGCTGTTCGAGGCGGGAATGGTGGGGTTGAAGAGCTACTACGAGAAGAACGAAGGAGGGGACACCTACACCCGGTTGCTCTGGTGGCCCCAGAAGGGCGTCGACAAGGTGGAGCTCTGGTCGGCACATCGCGACGGGGAGGCGCACGAGCCGCCGCTGCACCGCCGCAAGCGCTTCACGCGCAGGCCCTTCGTCTCGGTCCCTCGCGTCTTCCAGTGGCTCATCATCAATCCGTTCTACAACTTCCTCGCGGATGACGGACTGCCCTATGCGCCGTCCACCGAGAGGCTGGTGCGCAGGGTCCTGAGGCTCTTCCTGCGCGAGGGGGAGAAGCCGTTCCGGGACGCCTGGCACAGGGCGCTGCCAATGGACGATCAGATCTCCGACAAGCACATGCCCACGGACTTCACCGAGCTGTTCATCGACCTCGGCCAGGCCGACAAGGTGATGACGGTCCTCGAGGCGTATTTCAATCCCAGGTCCGACGACATCGAGGCCTCGAAGGACGCGGAGGGCATGGGCCGCACCGGCGCATATGCCTTCGAGATCTACCCCGGGCGCAAGAGCCGCTTCTGGATGAGCCCCAGCCACGGGAGGCATTCCCTCCGACTGGACGTGTTCTGGTTCCGTACGGGCGCGGACCGCTGGGAGCGGGAGGCGTTCTTCGAACGGTTCTGGTGTCTGCTGCGAGAGAAGGACATCGACTTCCGCCTGCACTGGGGCAAGTACCTGCCCTCGCCGGGCTCCCACGCGGATGCCAGGTATCTGCGCACGCAATACCCCATGTGGGAGCGGTTCATGCAGCTCCGGCGGTTCATGGATCCGGATGACCTCTTCCTGAGCACGTATTGGAAGGAGCACCTCGGCCTGGATGAGCCGGAGGCGCGGTCCGAGCCCGAGTGCGAAGTGCGGAGAATCGGGGCGCGGCAGCGGGCCACCCCCAGCCGCATCAAGGCCGTCGCCCGGCGAGGCGTACGACGCGGCCGGCTGTATCTCTCGATCGTCGTCCTGAAGGTGTTCTTCGGGGTGAGCGATCTGTTCCGCGGCCGCTCGGATGAGGCCGAAGACACCTCGGCCAGGCAGGGACCGCGCGATCTGCTCCCGACGGGGTGA
- a CDS encoding protein kinase domain-containing protein: MSERPSGTVAGDAIRAGLSPSYPLGESMTRRDEDGHESGEGSSDFGDSFLREIVEFSPVPSPPEPGTRLGGRDGGRFEILGRLGKGGMGLVVRARDEVLRRVVALKFISPGREFNRETLDRLLQEEARLVAQLDHENIVRIFDVSEWKGAPFIIMECLSGQPLEDLVRRGPLELQRALRILSDITAGLAHAHSRGIIHRDLKPSNVFILPDGKVKLLDFGLARLASSLGVDLVRSGTPAFMAPEQWRGQPQDMRTDTWAAGLLLYEMLTGELPQPSGNLKELRAWVLSDEPVASVRTRRPDLPEQVDRFLTRALAKEPARRFQSALEMHERLRVLEWSLVPSAEAPPSRFIPHRRQVTLVCCRFSGNLGSFDAEDLSELQAAFHQACARVIERYGGWVAVRMGDEVLGCFGYPLAREDDVLDAVRAALALTRLAEELPRAAQTELAVHVGVHTDLVVLDMSPSSGTKGLSPSIQGEAPRLATWLAERAAPDTALLSDNTWQGARGNFVTTSLGPRTFYSSLGAVAVNVHQLVSERPETIRFERARVRGLTPLVDRTLELRQLLALWVGARQGRGVMVLLRGEAGIGKSRLVQELCAHALREGAPCVSCQCWPQFSRSAFHPVLGWVVQLLGLDPDAPAEARWTRLEEALKAFDMSTPEESQLLGQLLDLPAREGLPPLLLSPEQQRERTLETLVSLLLRLPARLPRAGGSGALLLVMEDLHWADPSTLRLLTLLAERIEMTKLCVVTSTRPELRHPWPHHPGFFQIMLERLGADETTEMVRRLTGHGPGLTDETLALLVRQTEGIPLFVEEMTRMVLTRARPDGAAPTVGSLPVTLQELLTALLDPLPQEQKELAWMGAVIGRSFTLEQLAVLSGREGPTLKRDLEELVEEGLLLHSGDEPEPGYAFRHALIQEAAYESLLKPRRRRYHHQIARLLEHPRQGTTTAPPELIAHHYTQAGELEPAIRFWTRAGELALHRSAFEESGGHLEQALQLLGRLPETPRRAEEELRLLVLLGQALSAARNYSAPEVKRIYARVTRIFHDVRNTPILVAASRGLFNQNMMRLNFPLALALAEQIVSLGERVHEPQLLVVGRLMAGMSQLVQGHVVEARKQFSEAVARGTEGGEREPPALGVLEPDPLAMAQAYEALTLTIRCHQQQGQRLIDAALRRAERLAHPYTLILICHAASTLYQARFDARRVLEMTDRENALFERYPLLRVEWWTPVKRGWALVWLGQKEEGHALLMDGLDRLRKVNAETGWPYFLCMLADARLRLGMISEGLEAVAEGLAWGHRTGQHLEDAELYRLRGELLLRQGDVARARSEFLHSLQRAREMGARCLELRTVLNLCHLLEEQGRSREAQQLLTEHLDPLPPGLDSPELRVARLVRARIQEAHAGEPDIDGLLAAAPWEAGHIYPTPTPTFLEPP; encoded by the coding sequence TTGTCCGAGCGGCCGAGCGGGACGGTGGCGGGGGATGCCATCCGCGCCGGGCTCTCTCCATCGTACCCGCTGGGGGAGAGCATGACCCGGCGCGACGAGGACGGCCACGAGAGCGGAGAGGGTTCTTCGGACTTCGGCGACTCCTTCCTACGGGAGATCGTCGAATTCTCGCCCGTCCCTTCGCCTCCTGAACCCGGAACGCGGCTCGGGGGGCGGGATGGCGGGCGGTTCGAGATCCTCGGGAGGCTCGGCAAGGGGGGCATGGGGCTGGTCGTCCGGGCCCGGGACGAGGTGCTGCGGCGTGTCGTGGCGCTCAAGTTCATCTCCCCGGGCCGGGAATTCAACCGGGAGACGCTGGACCGGCTGCTCCAGGAAGAGGCCCGGCTGGTCGCCCAGCTGGATCACGAGAACATCGTCCGCATCTTCGATGTCTCCGAGTGGAAGGGCGCTCCCTTCATCATCATGGAGTGCCTGTCGGGACAGCCGCTGGAGGACCTCGTGCGGCGCGGCCCCCTGGAACTGCAACGCGCGCTGCGCATCCTGAGCGACATCACGGCCGGGCTGGCGCATGCCCACTCGCGGGGGATCATCCACAGGGATCTCAAACCCAGCAACGTATTCATCCTCCCGGACGGGAAGGTGAAGCTGCTCGACTTCGGCCTGGCGCGGCTCGCCTCCTCGCTGGGGGTGGACCTGGTCCGCTCGGGGACGCCCGCCTTCATGGCACCGGAGCAGTGGCGGGGTCAGCCCCAGGACATGCGCACCGACACCTGGGCCGCCGGGCTTCTGCTGTACGAGATGCTCACCGGAGAGCTCCCCCAGCCCTCGGGGAACCTGAAGGAGCTCCGCGCCTGGGTGCTGTCGGACGAGCCCGTCGCGTCGGTGCGCACGCGCCGCCCGGATCTCCCCGAGCAGGTGGACCGCTTCCTGACACGGGCGCTGGCCAAGGAGCCGGCGCGGCGCTTCCAGAGCGCGCTCGAGATGCACGAGCGGCTGCGGGTGCTGGAGTGGAGCCTGGTTCCCTCCGCCGAGGCGCCGCCCTCGCGCTTCATCCCCCACCGCCGCCAGGTGACGCTGGTGTGCTGCCGGTTCTCGGGGAACCTGGGCTCCTTCGACGCCGAGGACCTGAGTGAGCTCCAGGCGGCGTTCCATCAGGCCTGCGCGCGAGTCATCGAGCGGTACGGGGGCTGGGTGGCGGTCCGCATGGGCGACGAGGTACTGGGGTGTTTCGGCTATCCGCTGGCCCGGGAGGATGACGTGCTGGACGCGGTGCGGGCCGCGCTCGCGCTGACGCGGCTGGCGGAGGAGCTACCGCGGGCGGCCCAGACGGAGCTCGCGGTGCATGTGGGGGTGCATACGGATCTGGTGGTGCTGGACATGTCCCCTTCGTCCGGGACGAAGGGGCTCTCGCCCTCCATCCAGGGAGAGGCGCCCCGCCTGGCGACATGGCTGGCGGAGCGGGCGGCACCCGACACGGCGCTCCTCAGCGACAACACCTGGCAGGGAGCACGGGGGAACTTCGTCACGACGTCGCTGGGCCCGCGGACCTTCTACTCCTCGCTGGGCGCGGTGGCGGTGAACGTCCACCAGTTGGTGAGCGAGCGGCCCGAGACGATCCGCTTCGAGCGGGCGCGGGTACGGGGTCTCACGCCGCTGGTGGATCGGACCCTCGAGCTGCGCCAGCTCCTCGCGCTGTGGGTGGGTGCTCGCCAGGGACGTGGGGTGATGGTGCTGCTCCGCGGCGAGGCGGGGATCGGCAAGTCCCGGCTCGTCCAGGAGTTGTGTGCGCATGCGCTCCGGGAAGGGGCGCCCTGCGTGTCCTGCCAGTGCTGGCCCCAGTTCAGCCGCAGCGCCTTCCACCCGGTGCTCGGGTGGGTGGTGCAGCTGCTCGGGTTGGATCCGGACGCTCCGGCCGAGGCGCGGTGGACCCGTCTGGAGGAGGCGCTGAAGGCGTTCGACATGTCCACGCCGGAAGAATCGCAACTGCTCGGGCAGCTGCTGGATCTGCCCGCTCGCGAGGGACTGCCCCCGCTGCTGCTCTCACCCGAGCAACAACGCGAGCGCACCCTGGAGACACTGGTCTCGCTCCTGCTGAGACTTCCCGCGAGGCTCCCGCGAGCGGGTGGCTCGGGAGCGCTGCTGCTCGTGATGGAGGACCTGCACTGGGCGGACCCGTCCACCCTGCGGCTGCTCACGCTCCTGGCGGAGCGCATCGAGATGACGAAGCTGTGCGTGGTGACGAGCACGCGTCCCGAGCTGCGGCACCCGTGGCCCCACCATCCCGGCTTCTTCCAGATCATGCTCGAGCGGCTCGGGGCGGACGAGACCACCGAGATGGTGCGCAGGCTCACCGGTCACGGGCCCGGCCTGACGGACGAGACGCTCGCGTTGCTGGTGAGACAGACGGAGGGCATCCCCCTCTTCGTCGAGGAGATGACCCGCATGGTGCTCACCCGGGCCCGGCCCGATGGCGCGGCGCCCACGGTGGGCTCGCTTCCCGTCACCTTGCAGGAGCTGCTCACGGCCCTGTTGGATCCTCTTCCGCAGGAGCAGAAGGAGCTGGCGTGGATGGGGGCGGTGATCGGCCGGAGCTTCACGCTGGAGCAACTGGCCGTCCTGTCGGGGCGCGAGGGCCCCACGTTGAAGAGGGATCTCGAGGAGCTGGTCGAGGAGGGGCTGCTGCTGCACAGCGGGGATGAGCCGGAGCCTGGCTACGCGTTCCGGCATGCCCTCATCCAGGAGGCGGCCTACGAGTCCCTGCTCAAACCCCGGAGGCGGCGGTACCACCATCAAATCGCCCGCCTTCTGGAACACCCGCGCCAGGGCACCACCACCGCGCCTCCCGAGCTGATCGCCCACCACTACACGCAGGCCGGGGAGCTGGAACCGGCCATCCGGTTCTGGACGCGCGCCGGGGAGTTGGCGCTGCATCGCTCGGCCTTCGAGGAGTCCGGGGGCCACCTGGAGCAGGCGCTCCAGCTCCTCGGACGCCTGCCGGAAACGCCCCGACGGGCCGAGGAGGAGCTCCGGCTGCTGGTGCTCCTCGGACAAGCCTTGAGCGCGGCCCGGAACTACTCGGCACCCGAGGTGAAGCGGATCTACGCGCGTGTCACGCGGATCTTCCATGACGTGAGGAACACCCCGATCCTCGTCGCCGCCAGCCGGGGGCTCTTCAACCAGAACATGATGCGGTTGAACTTCCCGCTGGCCCTGGCGCTGGCAGAGCAGATCGTCTCCCTGGGCGAACGCGTTCACGAGCCCCAGCTCCTGGTGGTCGGCCGGTTGATGGCGGGTATGAGTCAGCTCGTGCAGGGACACGTGGTGGAGGCCCGGAAACAGTTCAGCGAAGCCGTGGCCCGGGGGACGGAGGGAGGGGAGCGGGAGCCACCAGCGCTGGGGGTGCTCGAGCCGGATCCGCTGGCGATGGCGCAGGCCTATGAGGCCCTGACGCTGACCATTCGTTGCCATCAACAGCAAGGGCAGCGGCTGATCGACGCCGCGCTGCGGCGCGCGGAGCGGCTGGCTCATCCCTACACCCTCATCCTGATCTGCCATGCGGCCAGCACCCTCTACCAGGCGAGGTTCGACGCGCGGCGGGTGCTGGAGATGACGGATCGGGAGAATGCCCTCTTCGAGCGGTATCCGCTCCTGCGCGTGGAGTGGTGGACGCCCGTGAAACGGGGCTGGGCGCTCGTGTGGCTCGGGCAGAAGGAGGAGGGCCATGCCCTGTTGATGGACGGGCTCGACAGACTGCGGAAGGTGAATGCGGAGACGGGCTGGCCCTACTTCCTCTGCATGCTCGCGGATGCCCGCTTGCGGCTGGGGATGATCTCCGAGGGACTGGAGGCGGTCGCGGAGGGCCTGGCCTGGGGACACCGGACGGGCCAGCACCTCGAGGACGCGGAGCTGTACCGGCTACGGGGCGAGCTGTTGCTGCGCCAGGGCGACGTCGCCAGGGCCAGGAGTGAGTTCCTCCACTCGCTCCAGCGCGCCCGGGAGATGGGTGCCCGCTGTCTCGAGCTGCGGACCGTCCTCAACCTGTGCCACCTGCTGGAGGAGCAGGGGCGGAGCAGGGAGGCACAGCAGCTCCTGACGGAGCACCTCGACCCCCTGCCGCCCGGCCTCGACTCGCCCGAGCTCCGGGTGGCCCGCCTGGTGCGTGCCAGGATCCAGGAGGCACACGCCGGGGAACCCGACATCGACGGGCTCCTGGCCGCCGCGCCCTGGGAGGCCGGTCACATCTACCCGACGCCTACTCCCACTTTCTTGGAACCGCCCTGA
- a CDS encoding DoxX family protein, which translates to MATAMTLTSLEARLANHSVLPLRATLGSTMLYHGISKLKPEGLEQTAQFFENIGIKPGRTWALATGWTEAVAGVLTFLGIGTRVAAVSILVTQAMAIAKVHGPKGFNNQAGGYEFNLTLIAGALGLLLGGPGNLSVHHAVQPRVRRGGLLGLLRRQRVSPIGRFAPLLA; encoded by the coding sequence ATGGCCACGGCAATGACCCTGACGAGCCTGGAGGCGCGGCTAGCGAACCACTCGGTGCTGCCACTTCGAGCCACGCTCGGCTCGACGATGCTCTACCACGGCATCTCCAAGCTGAAGCCCGAGGGCCTGGAGCAGACGGCGCAATTCTTCGAGAACATCGGCATCAAGCCCGGCCGGACGTGGGCGCTCGCGACGGGCTGGACGGAGGCGGTAGCTGGCGTGCTCACCTTCCTGGGCATCGGCACCCGCGTGGCCGCCGTCTCCATCCTCGTGACGCAGGCCATGGCCATCGCGAAGGTGCACGGCCCCAAGGGCTTCAACAACCAGGCGGGTGGGTACGAGTTCAACCTGACCCTGATCGCCGGCGCACTCGGGTTGCTGCTGGGTGGACCCGGCAACCTGTCGGTCCACCACGCCGTCCAGCCCCGGGTGCGCCGCGGGGGCCTCCTGGGCCTGCTGCGTCGCCAGCGCGTCAGCCCGATCGGCCGGTTCGCCCCGCTGCTCGCGTAG
- the glgB gene encoding 1,4-alpha-glucan branching protein GlgB gives MKKPMDRLQVDAELQQMVELRHPEPHRVLGIHPDGDGTVVRAYRPEAVSIHVLPEFGGRIPMTHRMGGVFEARINGKGDAFNYLLEVEYPGNKTFTLRDPYSFLPTLGDMDLYFAGEGRHEQLWKRMGAHPIHHNGISGVAFAVWAPTAASVSVVGDFNSWDGRLHPMRRMGSSGIWELFIPEVGEGTRYKFEIRPGGGGRLLKADPFAFRTEVPPATASVVHDLKHFQWTDEKWMTERATRDVDHSPWSVYEVHLASWRRVVEDGDRSLSYREMAPALAEYVKKTGFTHVELMPVSEHPFGGSWGYQVGNYYAPTARFGHPDDFRYLVNYLHEQGIGVLLDWVPGHFPRDAHALGQFDGTALYEHADPRQGTQPDWGTYVFNFGRNEVRNFLIANALFWLEEYHIDGLRVDAVASMLYLDYSRKHGEWIPNRWGGRENEEAISFLRELNDSVRRKFPGAVMIAEESTAWPKVSQPTHEGGLGFHFKWNMGWMHDTLTYFSKDPIYRQHHHNQLTFGLLYAFSEHFMLPLSHDEVVHGKGSLLGKMPGDDWQKRANLRALLAWMWAHPGKKLLFMGGEFGQPSEWNNDRSLDWHLLGDPGHAGIHAMVSDLNRLYRSHPALYDADNEPLGFQWLQPDSAAANVFAFVRRSRQPGGHVVCIANLSPVPREGYRVGFPRHGSYVELMNTDARDYGGSGIGNLGRIHTDAFGWDGQEASVQLTLPPLSVLWFTPG, from the coding sequence GTGAAGAAGCCGATGGATCGGCTGCAGGTGGATGCGGAGCTGCAGCAGATGGTGGAGCTGAGGCACCCCGAACCGCACCGCGTGCTGGGCATCCACCCGGATGGGGACGGCACGGTGGTGCGGGCCTACCGCCCGGAGGCGGTCTCCATCCACGTGCTCCCGGAGTTCGGTGGGCGCATTCCCATGACGCACCGGATGGGAGGCGTCTTCGAGGCCCGGATCAACGGCAAGGGGGACGCCTTCAACTACCTGCTGGAGGTGGAGTACCCCGGCAACAAGACGTTCACCCTGAGGGATCCGTACAGCTTCCTGCCCACGCTGGGCGACATGGACCTGTACTTCGCGGGCGAGGGCCGGCACGAGCAGCTGTGGAAGCGCATGGGGGCCCACCCCATCCACCACAACGGCATCAGCGGCGTGGCCTTCGCGGTGTGGGCGCCCACGGCCGCGAGCGTGTCCGTGGTGGGTGACTTCAACAGCTGGGATGGCCGGCTGCACCCCATGCGGCGCATGGGCTCCTCGGGCATCTGGGAGCTGTTCATCCCCGAGGTCGGCGAGGGCACGCGCTACAAGTTCGAGATCCGCCCGGGCGGCGGCGGCCGCCTGCTCAAGGCGGATCCGTTCGCCTTCCGCACCGAGGTGCCGCCGGCCACGGCCTCGGTGGTGCACGACCTGAAGCACTTCCAGTGGACGGACGAGAAGTGGATGACGGAGCGGGCCACGCGCGACGTGGACCACTCGCCCTGGTCCGTCTACGAGGTGCACCTGGCGTCGTGGCGGCGCGTGGTGGAGGACGGGGACAGGTCCCTCTCCTACCGGGAGATGGCCCCCGCGCTCGCGGAGTACGTGAAGAAGACGGGCTTCACCCACGTGGAGCTGATGCCCGTGTCCGAGCACCCCTTCGGCGGCTCCTGGGGCTATCAGGTGGGCAACTACTACGCGCCCACCGCGCGCTTCGGCCACCCGGATGACTTCCGCTACCTGGTCAACTACCTGCACGAGCAGGGCATCGGCGTGCTGCTGGACTGGGTGCCCGGGCACTTCCCGCGGGACGCGCACGCGCTCGGCCAGTTCGACGGCACCGCCCTCTACGAGCACGCGGACCCGCGCCAGGGCACGCAGCCGGACTGGGGCACCTACGTCTTCAACTTCGGCCGCAACGAGGTGCGCAACTTCCTCATCGCCAACGCGCTCTTCTGGCTCGAGGAGTACCACATCGACGGACTGCGCGTGGACGCCGTGGCGTCCATGCTCTACCTCGACTACAGCCGCAAGCACGGCGAGTGGATTCCAAACCGCTGGGGTGGCCGCGAGAACGAGGAGGCCATCTCCTTCCTGCGTGAGCTCAACGACAGCGTGCGCCGCAAGTTCCCCGGCGCGGTGATGATCGCCGAGGAGTCCACGGCGTGGCCCAAGGTGAGCCAGCCCACCCACGAGGGCGGGCTCGGCTTCCACTTCAAGTGGAACATGGGCTGGATGCACGACACGCTGACGTACTTCTCGAAGGATCCCATCTACCGCCAGCACCACCACAACCAGCTCACCTTCGGCCTGCTCTACGCCTTCAGCGAGCACTTCATGCTGCCGCTGAGCCATGACGAGGTGGTGCACGGCAAGGGCTCGCTGCTCGGGAAGATGCCGGGAGACGACTGGCAGAAGCGCGCCAACCTCCGGGCCCTGCTCGCGTGGATGTGGGCGCACCCGGGCAAGAAGCTGCTCTTCATGGGCGGCGAGTTCGGCCAGCCCTCCGAGTGGAACAACGACCGGAGCCTGGACTGGCACCTGTTGGGAGATCCCGGCCATGCCGGCATCCACGCGATGGTGTCGGACCTGAACAGGCTCTACCGGAGCCACCCGGCGCTCTACGACGCGGACAACGAGCCGCTGGGCTTCCAGTGGCTGCAGCCGGACTCGGCGGCGGCCAATGTGTTCGCCTTCGTGCGGCGCTCGCGCCAGCCGGGAGGCCACGTGGTGTGCATCGCCAACCTGTCGCCCGTGCCCCGCGAGGGCTACCGCGTCGGCTTCCCCCGGCACGGCAGCTACGTGGAGCTGATGAACACGGACGCCCGGGACTACGGCGGCTCGGGCATCGGCAACCTGGGGCGCATCCACACCGATGCCTTCGGGTGGGACGGACAGGAGGCCTCGGTCCAGCTGACGCTGCCTCCGCTGTCGGTGCTGTGGTTCACCCCGGGGTGA